One Candidatus Nitrotoga arctica genomic window, CCAGCCGCTGAAATTGAGCCGGCACCGAGTTTCGGTGCCAGGATCCGGGCTGACTTCATCAGCGGCATGGGTAAAGTAAACGGTCAGTTCGTGATCATACTCAACGCTGACCGCGTACTGTCAGTGAATGAAATGGCCATGCTGTCAGGGGCAAGCGTGACGGAGATTGCTGAGGCAGTATTAGCGTAAGCAAGCAGAACACGCATGGTGAGCGACGGATGGGTGAAAGTTGGCGTAATTTACCAAACTTTCTCCATCCTGATGCCATCCACTTCGGCAGTTTTGCCGATCCCAGGTAGACCAAGCGTTTACAATAAACTGTAGAACGAAAAAACCAATGCATACCGCCACGCTAAGAGATGATGAATTTAACCAGTTCCGTAGCTGGTTACATCGCACCGCCGGGATTAATCTCTCCGACGCAAAAAAAGCGTTGGTCTCAGGACGTCTGTCCAAGCGGCTGAAACACTATGATTTGACCAGCTATGGTGATTATTTCCGGCTGATTACTCAGAGCACCGAAGCAGCGGAATTACAGACTGCACTGGATCTGCTTACCACCAACGAGACCTATTTTTTTCGCGAACCCAAACACTTTGATTTTCTGCGAGGGCAGATTTTACCCAAGGCGCATGCAGGCAAAACATTTCGCTTATGGAGTGCAGCCAGCTCGTCCGGCGAAGAACCTTACAGCCTCGCCATGACACTTGCCGATGGTTTGTCTAGCACGCCTTGGGAAATCGTCGCGTCCGACATCAGCACCCGCGTTCTCGAAAAAGCCCGCTCTGGCCACTATGACATGGAACGGGCGCACAATATTCCGCAGTCTCTGCTCTCTAAGCACTGCCTGAAGGGTACTGGTTCCCAAGAAGGTACTTTCATGATTGAGCGCAGCTTGCGCAGTCGCATGCAATTCATGCAAATCAATCTGAATACAACACTGCCGAAGCTGGGCGAGTTTGACGTTATTTTTCTGCGTAATGTCATGATCTATTTCGACATGGATACAAAACGCCAAGTAGTTGCACGCATGTTGCCATTTTTGAAGCCTGGCGGTTATTTTATTGTCAGCCATTCAGAAAGCCTTAATGGAATCACCGATGGCCTGAAATTGGTATCCCCGTCTATATACAGCAAGCCATGAAGCGGTCTGGAAATGTCATTGAAGTATTTTTACAGCCGGGAGATTTTTATTTCGGTGATATGAATACTCGCATCCGTACCCTTCTTGGGTCCTGTGTATCTATTACCATGTGGCATCCGACAAGACTAATCGGTGGCATGTGTCACTACCTGCTACCTGCCCGGGAAAACGCTTCGGCGAATTCGCTCGATGGCCGTTATGCGAAGGAAGCCATGCAAATGTTTGCGCGGGAAATTCGGGCAGCCAAAACACACCCTTCAGAATATACCGTGAAATTATTCGGAGCGGGCAACATGTTTCCCGGTATAAAAAAAAAGAACCCGTGCGATCTTAAAGGTTGCACTGATAGTATAAATATATGCATGAACATCTCCTGCAAAAACATGACTATTGCTCGCTCGCTTGTTGCTTCACACGGATTCGTGGTCACAGCCGAAGACATGGGAGGGAATAGTCATCGGCAGATTGTATTTGATATTCATAACGGCAATGTCTGGGTGCGCAAACCCGGCGTAACCCAGGCATGATTTAAAGAGCGGCAGTTGAAGCAGCTAAAGTTCAGCTAGATCATTTGGCCCCTCATGATGTTCTCACCGGTTTGCCTAATCGTATATTGTTTCAAGACCGACTTAACGAAGCGATTGAGTTGGCCTGTCGTCAAGGTAGGCAAATTGCACTGTTGTTTGTGGATCTTGATCAATTTAAACATATCAATGACTCATTAGGACATGGGGTGGGTGACAAACTGCTGCAATCGGTTGTGCAACGCTTGGTAAGTTGTGTGCGTCACTCGGATACCATCAGCCGTCAGGGCGGTGATGAGTTTGTCCTGCTCTTACCTTATATAAAGCATCCGGAAGATGCTGCTATTTGTGCGCAAAAGATATTGGCCGCGCTCGCCCTACCTCACAATATCGATCAAAACTATCTTTATATCAGTGGAAGTATTGGTATCAGTATTTATCCTGATGATGGGAAGAATGGGGAGACCCTCATCAAGAGCGCGGATACTGCGATGTATTTTGCCAAGGACAACGGCCGCAATAATTACAAGTTTTTCAAGCAGGACATGAATGATCGCGCCGTCCAGCGGCAAACCATCGAAGCCAGCTTGCGTCGCGCACTTGAACGACAGGAATTTGTGTTGTATTACCAACCAAAAATAAATCTTACAAGTGGTGCGATTGTCGGTGCCGAGGCGCTTATCCGCTGGCAACATCCGGAACGAGGGCTGATACCGCCAGGACAATTCGTGGCTATCGCCGAAGACTGTGGCTTGATTCTGCAGTTGGGCCGTTGGGTGCTACGGGAAGCTTGTCTCCAGGCTCGATCTTGGCAGCAGGCTGGGCTACCGCCCATTATTGTTGCAGTTAACACCTCTGCGCTCGAGTTCTGCGCCAGGAATTTTTTAGATAATATCTGTGCAGTGTTCAAGGAAACTGGCTTGGAGCCGCGCTATCTGGTACTGGAATTAACCGAAAGCGTCCTCATGCAAGATGCCGGGTGTACTGATTCTATGCTTCATACACTTGCAGATTTGGGTGTAAAGCTTTCGATCGATGATTTTGGTACTGGCTATTCCAGCCTGAGTTACCTGAGACAATTTCCGATCGACACCCTGAAGATTGATCAGTCGTTCGTGAAGCAAATGTGCAGCAACGCGGACGATGCTGCCATCGTCAGTGCGGTGATAAGCATGGGTAAAAATCTCAAGAAACGTGTCATTGCGGAGGGTATAGAAACACGAGAGCAATACGAACTTCTTCTTGCTCAGGATTGCGACGAGGGCCAAGGCTATTACTTTAGCCATCCGGTGACTGTAAATGATTTCACAGCTTTATTGCAAACTGGCATTTCACCTACAAGGGATTAATCAAAACAACCCCTGCTTGGGCTACTTTTAGTCGATCGTTACAGTTCAGTACTATTCTGCCGATACGAATACAAGTAGGGGAATTGTGAAAATGCCTTCTTCAATTTTCGACAATCAGGCATTCAATCCGTGTTGAGCAGGTCGCTAGCTGAATCACAATAAGAGGTTTTACATGCAGATACTGAATAACATCAAATTAGCTTATCGTTTTGGCTTAATCGTTTTGTCCGTTGTCGTCGGCTTCTCTATTTATGGTATGTGGTCATTCAAGACGCTCAATGAGCTGAAGGTCAACGGCCCAATTTATCACCGCATAGTTCAAGGCAAAGATTTGGTAGCAGATATTCTTCCTCCTCCTGAATACATCATCGAATCCTATTTGGTTAGTTTGCAGTTGGAAGAGAGCGATAAAAACGATCAGCCCTCATTGATTGCTCGCCTTAAAACGCTAAAAAACGAATATGACACTCGTTATGAATTTTGGAAAACAGAAAATTTATCACCAGATCTTAGTGAACCTCTACTCAAGGATGCGCACGAACCAGCTGCCGCATTCTATGAAATGGCACTTAAAGAGTTTGTTCCTGCGATAGAGAGCGGAAATAAAGATGTCTCTGAGAAAGCAATGAAAAAAATGAAATCAGCTTATGAACATCACCGCAAAGCCATTGAGCGCGTGGTTGAAAATGCTAATAAACGCTTCGTTGCTGATGAAAATACCGCGGCTGCTCGAATAAATTCAGCGACGTTTTTAATGTTAACGGTCTTAGTTATATCAGTGGCTGTAACAGTTTGTATCTCTATGCTGATCTCTAAGTCGGTTACGGCTTCTCTACTAAATGTGCAGCGTACGATGCTCGAAATTAAAAACACTAATGATCTTACACGCCGAATAAATATCGAAAGTGATGACGAAATTGGTCAGACTTCAAAAACATTCAACGAGCTGATTATTAGCCTGCAAAGCTCTTTACTATCACTCACTAACAACGCAAACGGTGTATCACAAGCGGCCCTTGAGTTATCTTCTTCCGCTCAGCAAGTAGCACGTAGCTCAGAAGAGCAGAGTTCATCTGCGTCTGCGATGGCGGCAACTGTAGAGCAAGTAACCGTCGGAATAACGCTCATTACTGATGGTGCACGTGAAGCACAGGATATTTCAATCAAATCAGGTAATCTATCCAGCCAGGGTGCTGAAATCATTCAAAATGCAGCTGTAACGATGATGCAAATAGCTGAGACGGTTAAGCAAACCTCCACATCAATTGAAGTACTTGGCTTACGGTCCAACCAAATATCTTCCGTTGTTCAGGTAATCAAAGAAGTGGCTGATCAAACCAACTTGTTGGCACTAAACGCTGCGATTGAGGCAGCCAGAGCAGGTGAGCAAGGTAGAGGGTTTGCCGTTGTAGCAGATGAAGTTCGAAAGCTAGCTGCACGCACCTCTAAAGCCACAGAAGAAATTTCGCACATGATACAAAGTATTCAGAGCAGTACGAATAATGCCATGGAGACAATGAAAGTTGCTGTAACTGAGGCAGACAGAGGTGCGGTATTGGCTCAAGAAGCGGGAGTATCCATTATTCAAATCAAAGACGGATCTTCAAAAGTGGTGGCAGTGGTGAATAATATTTCCGACTCGCTCAATGAACAAAATAGTGCAAGCCAAGATATTGCTGTTCACGTTGAGCGGGTGGCTCAACAGGCAGAAGAAAATACTGCTGCTGCTGGCCAGACCGCAAGCTCTGCAATTCAACTCGAAAAACTAGCAAGCGATATGCTTGCTACAGTAGGTAAATTTAAGTTGTAGTCTTACAGTTGTGCTCTGTCCACTTAGTTTTTATGAGCGAACTTTTTTAGCAACTCGATAATAAGGCTGTTTCATTTGTGTGGTTTGTATTGAGTTGCCAGATGGATAATCTTTGCACTTCTAGCAGGTTGAGCTGATAAGTTTGTTGATTTGCAATCCCTTCCCACTAAGGTGCTCAATGAATTATTTAAATCCACGAATGCATCCCACATCAAGGTTGATAGTCGCAAACAGGACTTCAACGGGGTGTGAGCACGTATTCTTTCCATATCAATACGGCATTGCAATCCTCGCAGGCGGAAAACATTGTCACTACTGGAGATTTGACTTTCGATAACAGTACGACGTCGCAACTCAAAGTCATCCGGATCCGTTCTCGCCAGCCTAGCCCAATCATCGAAATCGAAGTTATCCATTGAGTCAAACTTAAAGCATTCAATGGAAAAAGTCTAGGCTTACTATCAAATTCAATCTGTGCGGAGGAAAGCTATAGAAGGCTGCCTACGGGCAACTTCGACCAAAAGGTAGACAGGTCCTGGGTTCGAGTCCAGGTCGGGGGGACAAACAGGCTTTTGCCAGTTGGCGAGCGTTGCTAATTACATGCGGCCTCTAGGAATCATATAGACCCTTGTTATGGCTTGCCAAGTAGATGCATGACGCGCTGCACAGTGTCCAGACTGGTGTGGGTGATGTTTTCCAGTAGCGGTATTATGTGGGGCAGCAATAGCATCACTGTTGCAAAACCGATTGTTAAAGTAATCGGGAAGCCGACCGCGAAGATGTTCAGTTGTGGCGCGCTACGGGTTAGGATGCCAAGTGCAAAATTAGAAATTAGCAGCGCGCCGATCACTGGCATGCTTAGTTGTAGCGCATTAGAGAATATGCTACCGCCCCATGAGGCCAGAGTATGCAGCGCGATTGCCGCAGGGGGTGCGCTATTAACGGGAAAAGCGCGGAAGCTGTCTGCTAGCGCTTCCAGCATGATGAGATGTCCATTGAAGCTGAGAAAGGCGAGCATAGCGAGGACGCTTAAAATTTGCGCTATCACTGGCGTGTAGGACGTGTTCTGCGGGTCATAGAAAATAGCGAAACCTAGTCCCATTTGAATTCCGATCATATCCCCGGCCATTTCAATTGCCGTGAAAATCAGGCGCATGGTGAAACCTATAGCCAGCCCGGCTAGAAGTTGCTGGATCAGAATAAAAAAACCAAGCGCAGAAGCTGGGTCAATATTGGACTGTACAGTTAAGGTAGGCACCATAATTATGGTTAATAGTATGGATAAACCGATCTTTATACGTACCGGAACTTGCTTATTGCCCAGGATAGGTGAACTGGCGATCATGGCCAGGATGCGTACAAACGGAAAAATGAATAGGGCGAGCCAGGAAGATAACTGGGCGCTGGTGACAGTAATCATTGCAATTATTTAACGGGTGAGATCGTCATTACGCACTTATCTGGAACATCATTACCCAACCAGCCAGGGAATGCTGCTGAACAGGCGCTGGATATAATCCAGCATCATGCCCACCATCCACGGGCCGGTGATGATCAGCACCCCAAACATACCGATCAGCTTTGGAATAAATGACAGAGTCATTTCGTTGATTTGGGTGGCTGCCTGGAAAATGCTGATCAGCAGCCCGATGATTAGAGCCGTTAACAGTGCAGGAGCTGATACCATCAGGGTTAGCTCCAGTGCCTGGCGGCCAAGTGTCATTACGCTTTCAGGGGTCATGGTTGTTTAGCCTCAAGTATAAAAACTGTGTACTAGCGATCCGATCAGCAGGTTCCAGCCATCTGCCAGCACGAATAGCATAATCTTGAAGGGCAATGAAATCATCGCTGGCGATACCATCATCATACCCATAGACATCAGTATGCTGGCCACCACCATATCGATGATTAGAAACGGGATAAATATTACGAAACCAATCTGGAAGGCTGTTTTTAGTTCGCTGATGACATAGGCTGGCACCAGGATTTTTAGGGGTACTTGATCCGCACTTTGCAGCGGCTCGCTATTGGAAATTTGAACGAAAAGAGCGAGGTCTTTTTCACGCGTTTGTCTCAGCATAAATGCCTTGAGCGGTACGCTGCCGGTATCGAATGCTTGTGCTAGCGTCAGTTTGTTCTCGCTGAATGGCAGGTAGGCGTCAGTATAAATTTTATCCAGCACCGGCGACATAACGAAGAAAGTGAGAAACAAGGCTAGTCCGACCAATACCTGATTGGGCGGAGAGGAGGGCGTGCCGAGAGCGGAGCGTAACAGTGATAGCACGATAATAATGCGGGTAAAACTGGTCATCAGCAGCATTACGGCCGGTAAAAAACTTAGCGAGGTAAGCAGAAGCAGCGTTTGTAAGCTAAGCGAGTAGGTCTGCCCACCACCTGATGTAGCGGTGCTAGTAAATGCGGGCAGGCCAAGATCAGCCGCAAATGCTGCGGGGATTAGGCTAAATAGCAGGGTTGCTACTAGAAGTGAACTAAGGCGCATTACGCTTTTCCATCATTTGTTTCAGCCAAGCCTGGAATTTTCCATTGGTATTGATAGCCATGCTCACTTGTGCTGTGGGTAATTCGGCTTTGGGCATGCTGTGCAGGGTGCGCACCTGTCCGGGAGCAACGCCTACTACCAGCCAGGTATCGTTGATTTCCACTAGTACGATGCGTTCGCGTTGACCTACCGCCACCGCGGCTTGCACCTTAATCAGGTTGCCGGCGGCATGTTGAGGTAGATTGATGCGTTTTAATATCCATGCAACCAGCACCACCGCTGCCAATACCAGTAGCAAGCTGAAAATGACCTGCATGATGCTGCCGGACGATATTGTTGCAGGTGACGGAGGAGTGTAAGCGGGGCGTGTGTTTTGCGCTGTTGCGAGCAGAGGTGTGTAAAAGCCGGTGATGAGGCAGAGGCGCGCGCAGATGAATCTTGGTTTGTTCAATAGATTGCCAAAAGTTTTCATTTCAGCGGCTGAGGCGGCGTAAACGTTCAGATGGGGTGATAACATCGGTGAGGCGGATACCGATTTTTTCGTTCACGACGACGACCTCACCTTGTGCGATCAGAAAGCCGTTGATCATTACATCGAGCGGTTCGCCCGCCTGGCCGGTCAGTTCTACCACCGATCCTTGCGCCAGTTGTAGCAGATTTTTGATGGGCATCTTGGTGCGGCCAAGCTCAACCGTTAGTTGAACCGGGATGTCCATGATCATATCGAGATCGTTGTGCACGGCCGTGCCAGCTGCGCTGGTGAATTGCGAGAATGCATGCGGTTGAGCAGCGGGTTGTGATTCGCTGGATGGTGTGCTGGTAGCCTGTTCAGCCATTGCTGCACCCCAGTCATCAGCGCTAATTTCATCCATATTGTCGTCAGTCATCATTGTCTCCATTAGCCAAATTGCCACTTGTATTGCTCAACATTTTTTCCACTTTAAGGGCGTACTGGTTGTTGAAAATGCCGTACTTGCATTTCATTACGGGCACTTCATCCACTAGCGCCGTAATACTGTCTGCCACATCTAATGGGATGAAGTCGCCGTTGCGCATTCCCAGCACCTGTTCAAATGTAATTTGAGCTTGACCGAGAATCGCAGTCAATTCAATTTCTGCGGATTGCACCTGTTTGGATAGTGTGCGCAGCCATCGCTTGTCTACAACCATATGGTCGCCTTGCATGCTGCTATAGAGCAGCTCGCGAATTGGCTCTATCATGGAATAGGGTATTAATGCATGAAATGCACCGCCTACGCCGCCGAATTCAATGTCGAAAGTGGTGGTAA contains:
- a CDS encoding CheR family methyltransferase; protein product: MHTATLRDDEFNQFRSWLHRTAGINLSDAKKALVSGRLSKRLKHYDLTSYGDYFRLITQSTEAAELQTALDLLTTNETYFFREPKHFDFLRGQILPKAHAGKTFRLWSAASSSGEEPYSLAMTLADGLSSTPWEIVASDISTRVLEKARSGHYDMERAHNIPQSLLSKHCLKGTGSQEGTFMIERSLRSRMQFMQINLNTTLPKLGEFDVIFLRNVMIYFDMDTKRQVVARMLPFLKPGGYFIVSHSESLNGITDGLKLVSPSIYSKP
- a CDS encoding chemotaxis protein CheD is translated as MKRSGNVIEVFLQPGDFYFGDMNTRIRTLLGSCVSITMWHPTRLIGGMCHYLLPARENASANSLDGRYAKEAMQMFAREIRAAKTHPSEYTVKLFGAGNMFPGIKKKNPCDLKGCTDSINICMNISCKNMTIARSLVASHGFVVTAEDMGGNSHRQIVFDIHNGNVWVRKPGVTQA
- a CDS encoding putative bifunctional diguanylate cyclase/phosphodiesterase, which translates into the protein MAPHDVLTGLPNRILFQDRLNEAIELACRQGRQIALLFVDLDQFKHINDSLGHGVGDKLLQSVVQRLVSCVRHSDTISRQGGDEFVLLLPYIKHPEDAAICAQKILAALALPHNIDQNYLYISGSIGISIYPDDGKNGETLIKSADTAMYFAKDNGRNNYKFFKQDMNDRAVQRQTIEASLRRALERQEFVLYYQPKINLTSGAIVGAEALIRWQHPERGLIPPGQFVAIAEDCGLILQLGRWVLREACLQARSWQQAGLPPIIVAVNTSALEFCARNFLDNICAVFKETGLEPRYLVLELTESVLMQDAGCTDSMLHTLADLGVKLSIDDFGTGYSSLSYLRQFPIDTLKIDQSFVKQMCSNADDAAIVSAVISMGKNLKKRVIAEGIETREQYELLLAQDCDEGQGYYFSHPVTVNDFTALLQTGISPTRD
- a CDS encoding methyl-accepting chemotaxis protein, whose amino-acid sequence is MQILNNIKLAYRFGLIVLSVVVGFSIYGMWSFKTLNELKVNGPIYHRIVQGKDLVADILPPPEYIIESYLVSLQLEESDKNDQPSLIARLKTLKNEYDTRYEFWKTENLSPDLSEPLLKDAHEPAAAFYEMALKEFVPAIESGNKDVSEKAMKKMKSAYEHHRKAIERVVENANKRFVADENTAAARINSATFLMLTVLVISVAVTVCISMLISKSVTASLLNVQRTMLEIKNTNDLTRRINIESDDEIGQTSKTFNELIISLQSSLLSLTNNANGVSQAALELSSSAQQVARSSEEQSSSASAMAATVEQVTVGITLITDGAREAQDISIKSGNLSSQGAEIIQNAAVTMMQIAETVKQTSTSIEVLGLRSNQISSVVQVIKEVADQTNLLALNAAIEAARAGEQGRGFAVVADEVRKLAARTSKATEEISHMIQSIQSSTNNAMETMKVAVTEADRGAVLAQEAGVSIIQIKDGSSKVVAVVNNISDSLNEQNSASQDIAVHVERVAQQAEENTAAAGQTASSAIQLEKLASDMLATVGKFKL
- a CDS encoding DUF3135 domain-containing protein, translated to MDNFDFDDWARLARTDPDDFELRRRTVIESQISSSDNVFRLRGLQCRIDMERIRAHTPLKSCLRLSTLMWDAFVDLNNSLSTLVGRDCKSTNLSAQPARSAKIIHLATQYKPHK
- the fliR gene encoding flagellar biosynthetic protein FliR, whose product is MITVTSAQLSSWLALFIFPFVRILAMIASSPILGNKQVPVRIKIGLSILLTIIMVPTLTVQSNIDPASALGFFILIQQLLAGLAIGFTMRLIFTAIEMAGDMIGIQMGLGFAIFYDPQNTSYTPVIAQILSVLAMLAFLSFNGHLIMLEALADSFRAFPVNSAPPAAIALHTLASWGGSIFSNALQLSMPVIGALLISNFALGILTRSAPQLNIFAVGFPITLTIGFATVMLLLPHIIPLLENITHTSLDTVQRVMHLLGKP
- the fliQ gene encoding flagellar biosynthesis protein FliQ yields the protein MTPESVMTLGRQALELTLMVSAPALLTALIIGLLISIFQAATQINEMTLSFIPKLIGMFGVLIITGPWMVGMMLDYIQRLFSSIPWLVG
- the fliP gene encoding flagellar type III secretion system pore protein FliP (The bacterial flagellar biogenesis protein FliP forms a type III secretion system (T3SS)-type pore required for flagellar assembly.); translation: MRLSSLLVATLLFSLIPAAFAADLGLPAFTSTATSGGGQTYSLSLQTLLLLTSLSFLPAVMLLMTSFTRIIIVLSLLRSALGTPSSPPNQVLVGLALFLTFFVMSPVLDKIYTDAYLPFSENKLTLAQAFDTGSVPLKAFMLRQTREKDLALFVQISNSEPLQSADQVPLKILVPAYVISELKTAFQIGFVIFIPFLIIDMVVASILMSMGMMMVSPAMISLPFKIMLFVLADGWNLLIGSLVHSFYT
- the fliO gene encoding flagellar biosynthetic protein FliO, with product MNKPRFICARLCLITGFYTPLLATAQNTRPAYTPPSPATISSGSIMQVIFSLLLVLAAVVLVAWILKRINLPQHAAGNLIKVQAAVAVGQRERIVLVEINDTWLVVGVAPGQVRTLHSMPKAELPTAQVSMAINTNGKFQAWLKQMMEKRNAP
- the fliN gene encoding flagellar motor switch protein FliN — encoded protein: MTDDNMDEISADDWGAAMAEQATSTPSSESQPAAQPHAFSQFTSAAGTAVHNDLDMIMDIPVQLTVELGRTKMPIKNLLQLAQGSVVELTGQAGEPLDVMINGFLIAQGEVVVVNEKIGIRLTDVITPSERLRRLSR